From one Methanomassiliicoccales archaeon genomic stretch:
- a CDS encoding ABC transporter ATP-binding protein produces the protein MDGPIEIKGLTKVYAGGFKAVDNLDLTVPKRAFMGFLGPNGAGKTTTIKILTNMLSVTSGEAYINGINVLQDPKTALADVGAVVETPEFYPYLTPMETLQYLGSLRGMTATEITNRGRDLLDLVKLTEWKDQRVGKFSKGMKQRLAIAQALLPEPSVVILDEPTSGLDPRGMVEVRDILKQLHKMEVTVLMSSHLLNEVQEVCTDVTLINRGKMLRSGSVASLINEVKTRKIEVRTLQPLGQEMFEKLRSIPGVNNFNITGDLSFVIDFEGQEDAQAVLLVELQNLGLMVASFKESGLALESLYMSLIMDSR, from the coding sequence ATGGACGGACCTATAGAGATCAAAGGTTTGACCAAAGTCTACGCTGGTGGGTTCAAGGCGGTGGACAATCTGGACCTGACCGTCCCCAAGCGAGCCTTCATGGGCTTCCTGGGGCCTAACGGCGCCGGCAAGACCACCACCATCAAGATCCTCACCAACATGCTCAGCGTGACCTCCGGCGAGGCCTACATCAACGGGATCAACGTGCTGCAGGACCCCAAGACCGCCCTGGCCGACGTGGGGGCGGTGGTGGAGACCCCTGAGTTCTATCCTTATCTTACGCCGATGGAGACGCTGCAGTACCTAGGCTCGCTGCGGGGCATGACCGCCACCGAGATAACCAACCGCGGGCGCGACCTGCTGGACCTGGTGAAGCTGACCGAGTGGAAGGACCAACGCGTGGGCAAGTTCTCCAAGGGCATGAAGCAGCGCCTGGCCATCGCCCAGGCCTTGCTGCCCGAGCCGTCGGTCGTCATCCTGGACGAGCCGACCTCCGGTCTGGACCCCCGCGGCATGGTGGAGGTCCGGGACATCCTCAAGCAATTGCACAAGATGGAAGTCACCGTGCTGATGTCGTCGCACCTGCTGAACGAGGTGCAGGAGGTGTGCACCGACGTCACCCTGATCAACCGGGGCAAGATGCTGCGCTCCGGGAGCGTGGCCTCGCTGATAAACGAGGTAAAGACTCGCAAGATCGAGGTGCGGACCCTGCAGCCTCTCGGCCAGGAGATGTTCGAGAAGCTCAGGTCCATCCCCGGGGTGAACAATTTCAACATCACCGGGGACCTCTCCTTCGTCATCGACTTCGAGGGGCAGGAGGACGCGCAGGCGGTGCTGCTCGTGGAGCTGCAGAACCTGGGGCTGATGGTCGCCTCCTTCAAGGAGTCCGGCCTGGCCTTGGAATCGTTGTACATGTCACTTATCATGGATTCGAGGTGA